One part of the Pseudemcibacter aquimaris genome encodes these proteins:
- a CDS encoding transcriptional repressor translates to MLKHKHDHNHCIATALEAAQKICEERETRFTPLRRRVLELVWSKHEPITAYEVLDMLSEGQKRVAPPTVYRALDFLIEEGFVHRIESLNAYVGCSDPEHKHQGHFMICTKCSTVTEMNERALHDVIEKAAQENGYSYDNSILEIAGVCENCRN, encoded by the coding sequence GTGTTAAAACATAAACATGATCATAATCATTGTATCGCGACAGCGCTTGAAGCCGCACAAAAAATTTGTGAAGAACGCGAAACAAGATTTACACCGCTACGCCGCCGTGTGTTAGAGCTGGTTTGGAGTAAACATGAACCAATTACAGCATATGAAGTATTGGATATGTTAAGTGAGGGGCAAAAGCGCGTTGCACCACCGACCGTTTATCGCGCACTTGATTTCCTAATCGAAGAAGGTTTTGTCCATAGGATCGAATCGCTTAATGCCTATGTTGGCTGTAGTGATCCTGAACATAAACATCAGGGCCACTTCATGATTTGTACAAAATGCAGTACTGTGACCGAAATGAATGAAAGAGCATTACATGATGTCATCGAAAAAGCGGCGCAGGAAAATGGATATAGTTACGATAATTCTATTCTTGAAATTGCGGGCGTTTGTGAAAACTGCAGGAATTAA
- the queF gene encoding preQ(1) synthase, with protein MTKEIYDGLSQLGGDTVMPTNPDEAVLEYVPNPRPNSDYFVRFTCPEFTSLCPVTGQPDFAHMVIDYVPGDSLVESKSLKLYMHSFRNHAGFHEDCTVGIGERLVKEMQPKWLRIGGYWYPRGGIPIDVFFQTGEPPKGVWIPDQGVPTYRGRG; from the coding sequence ATGACAAAAGAAATATATGACGGATTATCACAGCTTGGTGGCGATACTGTTATGCCAACCAATCCAGACGAAGCAGTGTTGGAATATGTTCCAAATCCAAGGCCGAATAGTGATTATTTTGTACGCTTTACATGTCCGGAATTTACATCACTTTGTCCAGTAACTGGACAGCCTGATTTTGCACATATGGTCATTGATTATGTACCAGGCGACAGTCTTGTGGAAAGTAAATCGCTGAAACTTTATATGCATTCATTTAGAAATCATGCAGGTTTTCACGAGGACTGCACAGTTGGCATTGGTGAACGCCTTGTGAAAGAGATGCAACCGAAATGGCTACGCATTGGTGGATACTGGTATCCGCGTGGTGGTATTCCGATTGATGTGTTTTTCCAAACGGGGGAGCCACCGAAAGGTGTATGGATCCCTGATCAAGGGGTGCCGACGTACCGCGGCAGAGGATAA
- the metC gene encoding cystathionine beta-lyase yields MKKDTKIVHAGRDKKWTGQAVNPPVYHASTILFDTVKDLKFALKNFKNKIMFYGRRGTPTHFAFRDAMTELEGGHDCLVYPSGIAAVSAALLSFLRSGDHLLMVDTCYGPTRAFCNKMLKKMGIETTYYDPMIGDGIKDLIKDNTKVIFTESPGSITMEIQDIPAISKVAKKNDIILMIDNTYGNLVNFNPYDHGVDLSIQAATKYIVGHSDAMLGTITCTEKLWPQLQDYSYYMGQTAAPDDINLAMRGIRTIKTRIKQHENSALKVAKWLETRDEVDLILHPAFKDCPGHEIWKRDFNGSNGLFSFTLKQGSEKEISTFLDTLNLFKMGFSWGGFESLAMSFYDLKAERDLPLWDDYGPLIRLHIGLEDADDLIADLEKAFDAIK; encoded by the coding sequence ATGAAAAAAGATACCAAAATTGTCCATGCCGGACGTGATAAAAAATGGACCGGACAGGCTGTAAACCCGCCTGTATATCATGCCTCAACCATTCTATTTGATACGGTAAAAGATTTAAAATTCGCTCTTAAAAACTTCAAAAACAAAATCATGTTTTACGGAAGACGCGGTACACCAACCCATTTTGCGTTTCGCGATGCCATGACGGAACTTGAAGGCGGGCATGACTGTCTTGTTTATCCAAGTGGGATTGCCGCGGTAAGTGCAGCATTACTTTCATTTTTACGCAGCGGTGATCATCTTTTGATGGTTGATACCTGTTACGGCCCGACACGCGCTTTCTGCAATAAAATGCTTAAAAAAATGGGTATTGAAACCACATATTATGATCCAATGATCGGCGATGGGATAAAGGATTTAATCAAGGATAATACCAAAGTTATCTTTACCGAAAGCCCCGGTTCAATCACCATGGAAATTCAAGATATCCCCGCGATTTCCAAAGTGGCCAAGAAAAATGACATCATCCTAATGATTGATAATACATACGGCAATCTGGTTAATTTTAATCCCTATGATCATGGTGTCGATCTTTCGATACAAGCCGCAACGAAATATATCGTCGGTCATTCGGACGCCATGCTTGGCACCATAACCTGCACTGAGAAACTATGGCCGCAATTACAAGACTATAGTTATTATATGGGCCAAACGGCAGCACCGGATGATATTAACCTTGCTATGCGCGGCATCCGTACAATAAAAACAAGGATCAAGCAGCACGAGAATAGTGCCCTAAAAGTTGCAAAGTGGTTAGAGACACGTGATGAAGTTGATCTTATCCTTCATCCGGCATTCAAAGATTGCCCCGGTCACGAGATTTGGAAGCGTGATTTTAACGGCTCAAACGGATTATTTTCTTTTACCCTTAAGCAAGGCAGCGAAAAGGAAATATCAACGTTTCTCGATACTCTTAATCTATTTAAAATGGGCTTCAGCTGGGGTGGCTTTGAAAGCCTTGCTATGAGCTTTTACGACCTAAAAGCAGAACGTGATCTTCCTTTATGGGATGATTACGGACCACTAATCAGGCTGCATATTGGTCTTGAAGATGCAGATGATTTGATCGCTGATCTGGAAAAAGCTTTTGACGCTATTAAATAG
- a CDS encoding TRAP transporter large permease — translation MPLDLLLCSVMFLLACGSLLVGYPVAFTLPGISVIFAGLGYAFGIFDMSIIGGVPQRIYGTMTNVVMMAVPLFVFMGVMLERSQIAEDLLESMGQLMGRIKGGLGISVTIVGALLAASTGIVGATVVIMGLMALPTMLNKGYSPAVATGGIAAAGTLGQIIPPSIVLVLLGDQLSSAWQASQLAQGNFAPTPLSVGDLFAGALIPGLGLVLLYILYQVLVAVFFPKACPPTVDSNEKIDLKPVLAAFLPPIILVVAVLGSILGGIATPTEAAALGAVGAILMAGYKNDKDNPMPVVVAGGAIFLLLLLGGLFDLRMGREEIPVMDYIAFAVSIPTLLAMVWGLFVSFMRVYRNRVIHEVVQMTAKTSSMIFIIMVGAALFTLIFLGFNGDYYITEFLTNLPGGRLGAFVLVMLVMFALGFFLDFIQIVFVVVPIVAPVLFLMDINPIWLGVMMAMNLQTSFLTPPFGYALFYLRGVAPEDRVKTTDIYKGVMPFILIQVLALVILYNFEGLVTWLPELIFGTGL, via the coding sequence ATGCCGCTTGATTTGCTTCTTTGTTCCGTCATGTTCCTTTTGGCATGTGGATCGTTACTTGTGGGTTATCCGGTTGCCTTTACCCTTCCGGGTATTTCAGTGATATTTGCCGGACTTGGTTATGCCTTTGGCATATTTGATATGTCCATCATTGGTGGGGTACCGCAACGGATTTACGGCACCATGACCAACGTGGTTATGATGGCCGTTCCCCTGTTCGTGTTTATGGGCGTGATGCTTGAAAGATCACAGATCGCAGAAGATTTGCTTGAAAGTATGGGCCAGCTTATGGGCCGCATTAAAGGTGGTCTTGGTATTTCCGTAACGATCGTGGGTGCGCTTCTTGCGGCGTCAACCGGCATCGTGGGTGCAACAGTGGTCATTATGGGCCTTATGGCGCTACCGACTATGCTCAACAAAGGATATAGTCCTGCTGTGGCAACAGGCGGCATCGCTGCCGCCGGTACGCTTGGACAGATTATTCCACCATCAATCGTGCTTGTACTGCTTGGTGACCAATTATCATCTGCATGGCAAGCATCCCAGCTTGCACAAGGTAACTTTGCACCGACGCCACTTTCAGTGGGTGACTTATTTGCCGGCGCCTTGATCCCTGGTCTTGGTCTTGTATTACTTTATATTCTTTATCAGGTGTTGGTCGCTGTATTCTTCCCGAAAGCGTGTCCACCAACAGTTGATAGCAATGAAAAAATTGATCTTAAGCCTGTTCTAGCAGCATTTCTTCCGCCAATTATTTTGGTGGTGGCTGTGCTTGGTTCGATCCTTGGCGGTATCGCCACACCGACTGAGGCAGCAGCCCTTGGTGCTGTTGGTGCGATCCTTATGGCCGGTTACAAGAATGACAAAGACAATCCAATGCCAGTTGTTGTGGCTGGTGGCGCGATTTTCCTTCTTCTATTGCTTGGTGGTTTATTCGACCTGCGTATGGGACGCGAAGAAATCCCTGTAATGGATTATATTGCCTTTGCTGTTTCCATCCCAACGCTACTTGCGATGGTTTGGGGATTATTCGTTAGCTTCATGCGTGTTTACCGTAACCGTGTCATTCACGAAGTGGTACAAATGACAGCAAAGACAAGTTCAATGATTTTCATCATCATGGTTGGTGCGGCGCTCTTTACGCTGATCTTCCTTGGGTTTAATGGCGATTATTATATCACTGAGTTTCTAACGAACCTGCCGGGCGGGCGTCTTGGTGCGTTTGTGCTGGTGATGCTTGTGATGTTTGCTCTTGGTTTCTTCCTTGATTTCATCCAGATCGTGTTTGTGGTGGTTCCAATTGTGGCACCTGTGCTGTTCCTGATGGATATTAATCCGATTTGGCTTGGTGTTATGATGGCAATGAACCTTCAGACATCATTCCTGACACCACCATTTGGTTATGCACTATTCTATCTTCGTGGCGTTGCACCAGAAGACAGAGTTAAGACAACCGATATTTATAAAGGTGTGATGCCGTTTATCCTGATACAGGTACTTGCGCTCGTGATCCTTTATAATTTCGAAGGATTAGTCACATGGTTACCGGAACTCATATTCGGAACCGGATTATAA
- a CDS encoding arginyltransferase — MTDQSAHFPKFYVTAPSPCPYLEGRTERKIFTELVGPPLAYDKDAIMMHAGPDDTRESAEALHQSLALVGFRRSQDIAYRPACQTCHECKSVRIPIVLFNPSKSQKRVQNKNKDLIISIRPNIATEEQYSLLKKYITSRHSDGGMSEISFEEYKDMVESSPISTMIVEYRLPDGHLVGAALTDVLEDSLSMVYSFFDISEEYNKRSLGVCIVLNHIYLAESRGLDYIYLGYLVKNSKKMGYKENFKPLEILISEGWQLVK, encoded by the coding sequence ATGACTGATCAATCGGCACATTTTCCAAAATTCTATGTTACGGCTCCTTCGCCGTGCCCTTACCTTGAGGGAAGAACAGAACGTAAGATTTTCACAGAACTGGTCGGGCCACCGCTGGCATATGACAAAGATGCGATTATGATGCATGCTGGCCCGGATGACACACGTGAAAGCGCGGAAGCGCTACATCAATCACTAGCACTCGTTGGGTTTCGCCGAAGTCAGGATATCGCCTATAGACCGGCTTGCCAGACATGTCATGAATGTAAATCTGTACGCATTCCAATTGTTCTTTTTAACCCCAGCAAAAGCCAAAAAAGAGTACAGAATAAAAATAAAGACCTAATCATTTCCATCAGACCAAATATCGCAACAGAAGAACAATATTCACTATTAAAAAAATATATCACCAGCAGGCATTCTGATGGTGGCATGTCAGAAATCAGTTTTGAAGAATATAAAGATATGGTGGAAAGCAGCCCCATCAGCACAATGATTGTGGAATACAGGCTTCCCGATGGACATTTGGTTGGGGCGGCCTTAACCGATGTGCTCGAAGATTCGCTTTCAATGGTTTACAGTTTCTTTGATATTTCTGAAGAATATAACAAACGCAGCCTTGGCGTGTGTATCGTCTTAAATCATATATATCTGGCTGAATCCCGTGGTTTGGATTACATCTATCTTGGCTATCTCGTTAAAAACAGTAAGAAAATGGGTTACAAAGAAAATTTCAAACCGCTCGAAATTTTAATTTCAGAAGGTTGGCAGCTCGTAAAATAA
- a CDS encoding TRAP transporter substrate-binding protein — translation MERRSFLKKSASLGAGTLAAGAVAACSPSPVDPNSGTYKNAGASSSTATGGNSRPSIDLKMVTTWPKNFPGLGTRAEEFARDIEIATNGRIRIRVYAADEMVPALQAFDAVSQGNADIYHGPDYYWQGKHIMFNFFGAVPFGLSATEMTQWLQYGGGQELWDELAAGFNVKPMLCNATGMQMGGWFNKEINSVEDFQGLKMRIPGFGGEIITRMGGTPVTLPGGEIFLSLSQGNIDATEWIGPWNDLALGFHQVAEYYYTSAYHEPSASVCAGWNLDVWNELDDSERKVIEALAEMHYARSLAEFNARNANALRQLVNDHGVQLRQFPQEVMKALADVAADIAADMGRTDDLSTRIYNSYMATLSEVKEWNGVADEPYFAARRLSDKFGQAL, via the coding sequence ATGGAACGTCGTTCATTTCTAAAAAAATCCGCTTCACTAGGGGCGGGCACCCTTGCCGCAGGCGCTGTTGCAGCCTGTAGTCCAAGCCCAGTTGATCCAAATTCTGGCACTTATAAAAACGCTGGTGCATCTTCAAGCACAGCAACAGGGGGCAATAGCAGACCATCAATCGACCTTAAAATGGTTACGACATGGCCGAAAAACTTCCCGGGTTTAGGTACTCGCGCGGAAGAATTCGCAAGAGATATTGAAATAGCGACAAATGGCCGCATTAGAATTCGTGTATATGCGGCGGATGAAATGGTTCCTGCCCTTCAAGCGTTTGATGCGGTATCACAAGGAAACGCCGACATTTACCATGGCCCAGATTATTACTGGCAAGGTAAGCATATTATGTTCAATTTCTTTGGCGCTGTACCATTTGGATTATCAGCAACTGAAATGACACAATGGCTTCAGTATGGTGGCGGACAAGAACTTTGGGATGAGCTAGCCGCTGGATTTAATGTTAAACCAATGCTTTGTAACGCCACAGGAATGCAGATGGGCGGATGGTTTAATAAAGAAATCAATTCCGTCGAAGATTTCCAAGGTCTTAAAATGCGTATTCCGGGCTTTGGTGGCGAGATTATCACCCGCATGGGCGGCACGCCAGTAACACTTCCAGGTGGTGAGATCTTCTTATCCCTATCACAAGGTAACATTGACGCGACAGAATGGATCGGCCCATGGAACGATCTGGCCCTTGGTTTCCATCAGGTTGCAGAATATTACTATACATCAGCATACCATGAACCAAGTGCGTCTGTTTGTGCGGGTTGGAACCTTGATGTATGGAATGAACTTGATGATTCAGAACGTAAAGTCATCGAAGCATTGGCAGAAATGCATTATGCCCGTTCACTCGCGGAATTTAATGCCCGTAACGCAAACGCGCTTCGCCAACTGGTGAATGATCATGGTGTACAACTAAGACAATTCCCGCAGGAAGTCATGAAAGCGCTTGCCGATGTAGCGGCCGATATCGCGGCCGACATGGGAAGAACTGATGACCTTTCCACACGCATCTATAACAGCTATATGGCAACCTTGTCCGAGGTTAAAGAATGGAATGGCGTTGCTGACGAGCCGTATTTTGCCGCCCGTCGTCTATCGGATAAATTTGGTCAGGCTCTGTAA
- a CDS encoding iron chelate uptake ABC transporter family permease subunit, with amino-acid sequence MIDEFILNALIAGVLVAVTAAPLGCFMVWRKMAYFGDTVSHSALMGVALGIAFDTENPIVMIGTCSAIALFLQFLQRDRRFSSDTLLGILAHSALSIGIILISMMDNFRTDMMYYLVGDILAISEENIYTIAGVGVFSAICLKFIWRDLLSLTVHEDLAHTEGVKVERIKITYMLLIAFLVAVALKVIGVLLITALMIIPAAAARTISKTPLQMILFSAIGGVVAVVSGIMASSQWDVPTGPAIVLSATVLFLLGRFKRAAI; translated from the coding sequence ATGATTGATGAATTTATTTTAAATGCTTTGATTGCTGGTGTTCTTGTCGCCGTTACTGCTGCACCACTTGGGTGTTTCATGGTGTGGCGTAAAATGGCGTATTTTGGGGATACTGTCTCTCATTCCGCCTTGATGGGTGTTGCGCTTGGTATTGCTTTTGATACGGAAAATCCAATTGTGATGATTGGTACCTGTTCAGCGATTGCTTTATTTTTGCAATTTTTGCAACGAGACCGTCGTTTTTCCTCGGATACACTTCTTGGGATTTTGGCGCATAGTGCGCTTTCCATTGGTATTATACTAATTTCAATGATGGATAATTTCAGAACGGATATGATGTATTATCTGGTCGGGGATATTCTGGCGATTAGTGAAGAAAATATCTATACCATTGCCGGTGTAGGGGTGTTTTCAGCCATTTGTTTAAAGTTTATTTGGCGTGATTTGTTGTCGCTTACGGTTCATGAGGACCTTGCCCATACCGAAGGGGTTAAGGTTGAACGTATTAAGATCACCTATATGTTATTGATTGCTTTCCTTGTTGCTGTTGCGCTTAAAGTCATTGGTGTTCTATTAATCACTGCATTGATGATTATTCCGGCTGCTGCGGCCAGAACCATTTCGAAAACACCGTTACAGATGATTTTATTTTCTGCCATTGGCGGTGTTGTAGCTGTGGTGTCAGGCATTATGGCATCAAGTCAATGGGACGTACCAACAGGGCCGGCAATTGTATTATCGGCGACCGTTCTGTTCTTACTTGGCAGGTTTAAAAGAGCTGCTATTTAA
- the hisI gene encoding phosphoribosyl-AMP cyclohydrolase, giving the protein MAIPTDNNQLERLLKEIQFNDQGLIPAIAQSHDSKEVLMMAWMNEDAIKETLETGRVCYYSRSRSKLWRKGESSGQIQTLKNFRIDCDRDTILLFVEQIGVACHTGRRSCFFEEVSNDGQIKIVADVLKSPDDLYGK; this is encoded by the coding sequence ATGGCAATACCAACAGATAACAATCAATTAGAGCGATTGTTAAAAGAAATTCAATTCAATGATCAAGGATTAATTCCTGCGATTGCCCAAAGTCATGATTCGAAAGAAGTATTAATGATGGCTTGGATGAATGAAGATGCCATTAAAGAAACCCTTGAAACAGGTCGCGTCTGTTATTATTCCAGATCACGCAGTAAATTATGGCGAAAGGGCGAAAGTTCCGGTCAAATCCAGACATTAAAAAATTTCCGAATTGATTGCGATCGCGATACCATTTTACTTTTTGTTGAACAAATCGGTGTTGCCTGCCACACAGGTCGTCGTAGCTGTTTTTTCGAAGAAGTATCAAATGATGGCCAGATAAAAATCGTTGCTGACGTACTTAAAAGCCCAGACGATCTCTACGGAAAATAA
- the sseA gene encoding 3-mercaptopyruvate sulfurtransferase, protein MSSTPSLVSTSWLEENLCNENVRILDASWHLPNSDRNALAEFNEAHIPDALFFDIDEIADLDNSLPHMMPSNEKMSSRIRTLGIKETDHIIVYDNSDFSTAARCWFMFKNFGHDKVSILDGGLQKWLAEERPMDKDIVAYASSHYNATKDESRIRNIDDIKANIDSGNEQVVDARAAGRFNGTAPEPRPESRSGHIPGSFNVPFNTLLNDNGTYKSPDDLKNAFVNAGVDLEKPIVTSCGSGVTACVLLFALHQIGHTQNALYDGSWTEWGCRLDTPIET, encoded by the coding sequence ATGTCATCAACACCATCACTTGTATCAACGAGTTGGCTAGAAGAAAACCTATGCAATGAAAATGTCAGAATATTGGATGCATCATGGCATCTTCCAAATTCTGATAGAAATGCGCTAGCAGAATTTAATGAAGCACATATTCCTGATGCATTATTTTTTGATATTGATGAAATTGCTGATCTTGATAATTCCCTGCCACATATGATGCCAAGCAATGAAAAAATGTCGAGCCGCATACGCACGTTAGGTATTAAAGAAACAGACCATATCATCGTATATGACAACAGCGATTTTAGTACCGCCGCCAGATGCTGGTTCATGTTTAAAAACTTTGGCCATGATAAAGTATCCATCCTTGATGGCGGATTACAAAAATGGCTTGCTGAAGAAAGACCAATGGATAAAGATATCGTCGCCTATGCCAGCAGCCATTATAACGCCACGAAAGACGAAAGCCGCATTCGCAATATTGATGATATTAAAGCCAATATTGATAGTGGTAATGAGCAAGTCGTCGACGCACGCGCTGCAGGTCGTTTTAACGGCACTGCACCGGAACCAAGGCCAGAATCCCGTTCCGGCCACATCCCGGGAAGCTTTAATGTCCCGTTTAATACTTTACTAAACGACAATGGTACTTATAAATCACCGGATGACTTAAAGAACGCTTTTGTAAATGCCGGTGTCGATCTTGAAAAACCAATTGTAACAAGTTGCGGCAGTGGCGTAACTGCTTGCGTTCTACTTTTCGCACTTCATCAAATTGGGCATACACAAAATGCACTATATGACGGATCATGGACAGAATGGGGCTGCCGTTTGGACACGCCGATAGAGACTTAA
- the znuC gene encoding zinc ABC transporter ATP-binding protein ZnuC — MSGNKSPLLKLSNICKSYHKNLVLENVSFSVNRGETVTLIGPNGAGKSTLMKISLGILDASSGEIDRENGISIGYMPQKIMVDDTLPLSVRDFLYLRPKTTYDEVMEALETVRLSRLADQPVQSVSGGEMQRILLARAILGKPDLLVLDEPVQGIDIMGQQEIYGLIAQIRDETGCGVLMISHDLHLVMASTDQVLCLNRHICCSGSPEFVKDNPEYHAMMGRPMEGVAIYTHHHNEGHDERHHGHAHNHEHGEGCNHD; from the coding sequence ATGAGTGGCAATAAAAGCCCGCTTTTGAAATTATCGAACATTTGCAAAAGTTATCATAAAAATTTGGTGCTCGAGAATGTATCGTTTTCAGTTAATCGTGGGGAAACTGTAACTTTAATCGGACCAAATGGTGCGGGTAAAAGTACGCTAATGAAGATTTCCCTTGGTATTCTTGATGCCAGTTCTGGCGAAATTGATCGCGAAAACGGAATTTCCATTGGTTATATGCCACAAAAAATCATGGTGGATGATACGCTGCCATTAAGCGTTCGCGACTTTTTATATTTACGCCCGAAAACGACTTATGATGAAGTAATGGAAGCCCTTGAAACAGTTAGACTTTCAAGGCTCGCAGATCAACCGGTTCAAAGCGTTTCCGGTGGGGAAATGCAGCGTATTTTACTTGCGCGTGCGATCCTTGGAAAACCAGACCTGTTGGTGCTTGATGAACCCGTGCAGGGAATTGATATCATGGGGCAGCAGGAAATTTACGGATTGATTGCACAAATTCGTGATGAAACCGGGTGCGGCGTTCTTATGATTTCGCATGATCTTCATTTGGTGATGGCATCTACGGATCAGGTTCTATGTCTTAATCGTCATATTTGTTGTAGTGGGTCGCCGGAATTCGTGAAAGATAATCCTGAATATCACGCCATGATGGGCCGCCCCATGGAAGGGGTCGCAATTTATACCCATCATCATAATGAAGGGCATGATGAAAGACATCATGGTCATGCACACAATCATGAACATGGAGAAGGATGTAATCATGATTGA
- a CDS encoding TRAP transporter small permease subunit encodes MEGIAKFARAIDAMNEIIGKITAWSALGLVLVQFGIVMINYLYSEGSIAVQESLTYMHSLLFLGAAGYTLLHNGHVRVDIIYSKLNEKKKAWINLLGSLIILFPVLIFIGVYAWPFVSQSWGIMEGSIETSGLHIVYILKSMILLFVASTFLQGVSISLHSLLIITGREHLVEEQLTEGV; translated from the coding sequence ATGGAAGGAATTGCAAAATTCGCCCGCGCAATTGACGCCATGAATGAAATAATCGGCAAGATTACAGCATGGTCAGCACTTGGGCTAGTACTCGTACAGTTTGGGATCGTGATGATCAACTACCTTTATTCAGAAGGCAGTATCGCTGTACAGGAAAGTCTAACTTATATGCATTCTCTGTTATTTTTGGGGGCAGCAGGATACACATTACTACATAACGGTCACGTACGCGTTGATATCATTTACAGTAAACTGAATGAAAAAAAGAAAGCCTGGATTAATTTACTTGGCTCTCTCATCATTCTGTTTCCGGTTTTGATTTTCATCGGCGTTTATGCATGGCCATTTGTGTCACAATCATGGGGCATTATGGAAGGATCAATTGAAACCAGTGGGCTTCATATTGTTTATATCCTTAAATCCATGATCCTTCTTTTTGTAGCAAGCACCTTCTTACAAGGTGTTTCAATTTCGCTTCATTCATTATTGATTATCACGGGTCGTGAACACCTCGTCGAAGAACAACTGACGGAGGGCGTGTAA